One genomic segment of Natrononativus amylolyticus includes these proteins:
- a CDS encoding M28 family peptidase, which yields MVTWIGETVTSDVGWGHLEELVDVGNRMAGSDGEREAAELTRDALENVGARDARLETFDIQGWTRGESSVAAGDVDLDCIALPRSPSGTASAELVDLGYGLPEEYEETDLEGKVVMVRSDIPSYYDRYVHRREKYYHAVTNGAAAFVYRNHVEGCLPPTGSVGTADDPIGDVPAVGVSSEVGARLARRFDGEEVTVSVEADIREATSQNVHAELGPDTDGRVLVTSHVDAHDIAEGALDNGAGTAMVVELANALAKREDELETRVEFVAYGAEEVGLVGSAHHAETTDHDSITAIVNNDGVVRGRTLSMTTHGFPALAEAAETVAERFGHPIETIPRLGPHSDHWPFVQWGVPGYHVMSTSEEVGRGWGHTFADTLDKLDRRDLPEQAILLTELVVHLASEDVEIPHRPPDELVADLEAQNLAEGMRITGDWPYDD from the coding sequence ATGGTAACCTGGATCGGTGAAACCGTCACCAGCGACGTGGGGTGGGGCCATCTCGAGGAACTCGTCGACGTCGGCAACCGGATGGCCGGCAGTGACGGCGAGCGCGAGGCCGCCGAGCTGACGCGGGACGCACTCGAGAACGTCGGGGCTCGAGACGCTCGCCTCGAGACCTTCGACATCCAGGGGTGGACGCGCGGCGAGAGCTCGGTCGCCGCCGGCGACGTCGACCTCGACTGCATCGCCCTTCCCCGCAGCCCGTCGGGCACCGCGAGCGCCGAACTCGTCGACCTCGGCTACGGCCTGCCCGAGGAGTACGAGGAAACCGACCTCGAGGGGAAGGTCGTCATGGTCAGAAGCGACATTCCCTCTTACTACGACCGGTACGTCCACCGCCGGGAGAAGTACTATCACGCGGTGACCAACGGGGCGGCCGCGTTCGTCTACCGCAACCACGTCGAGGGCTGTCTGCCACCCACCGGTAGCGTCGGCACTGCCGACGACCCCATCGGCGACGTGCCGGCCGTCGGCGTCTCGAGCGAGGTCGGCGCCCGCCTCGCCCGCCGATTCGACGGCGAGGAGGTTACGGTCTCCGTCGAGGCCGACATCCGCGAGGCGACGAGCCAGAACGTTCACGCGGAACTCGGCCCCGACACCGACGGGCGCGTGCTCGTCACGAGCCACGTCGACGCCCACGACATCGCCGAGGGCGCCCTCGACAACGGCGCGGGCACCGCGATGGTGGTCGAACTCGCGAACGCCCTCGCGAAACGCGAGGACGAACTCGAGACGCGCGTCGAGTTCGTCGCCTACGGCGCCGAGGAGGTCGGCCTCGTCGGCTCCGCCCACCACGCCGAGACGACCGACCACGACTCGATCACGGCGATCGTCAACAACGACGGCGTCGTCCGCGGGCGAACGCTCTCGATGACAACCCACGGCTTCCCAGCACTCGCGGAGGCCGCCGAAACCGTCGCCGAGCGGTTCGGCCACCCGATCGAGACGATCCCCCGCCTCGGCCCCCACAGCGACCACTGGCCGTTCGTCCAGTGGGGGGTCCCCGGATATCACGTGATGAGCACGTCCGAGGAGGTCGGCCGCGGCTGGGGGCACACGTTCGCGGACACCCTCGACAAACTCGACCGGCGGGACCTCCCCGAGCAGGCGATCCTGCTCACCGAACTCGTGGTCCACCTCGCGAGCGAGGACGTCGAGATTCCCCACCGTCCCCCCGACGAACTCGTCGCGGATCTCGAGGCCCAGAACCTCGCCGAGGGGATGCGGATCACCGGCGACTGGCCGTACGACGACTGA
- the pdhA gene encoding pyruvate dehydrogenase (acetyl-transferring) E1 component subunit alpha: protein MNSMASQVDDIVRVLPGSEDDHGTRAAELSDAALCELYETQVLARTFDEKAISLHRQGRIGTYAPMQGQEAAQVGAAMALRSSDYLFPTYRDHAMYLSREIPLSEILRHLMGRGNYVDRQDPEGLRTFPITIPIATQLPHAVGVGMAADYKGEEVAAMASLGDGATSEGDFHEALNFAGVFEAPAVFFCQNNGYAISVPRERQTASATIAQKADAYGIEGVRVDGNDVLAVYDVVENALERARRGDGPTLIEAVTYRQGPHTTTDDPNVYRDESECEEWGCPLERTREYLETTVGWTEADDEAVYEDARETVQQAVEIAEAETDPDPETMFDHVYAGDHPRYARQRRRLPDEPRVER, encoded by the coding sequence GTGAACTCGATGGCAAGTCAAGTCGACGATATCGTTCGGGTGTTGCCGGGTAGCGAGGACGACCACGGAACCAGAGCGGCCGAGCTCTCCGACGCCGCGCTGTGTGAGCTCTACGAGACGCAGGTCCTCGCGCGCACGTTCGACGAGAAGGCGATCAGCCTCCACCGACAGGGGCGGATCGGAACCTACGCGCCGATGCAGGGCCAGGAGGCCGCACAGGTCGGCGCGGCGATGGCGCTTCGCTCGTCGGACTACCTCTTTCCGACCTACCGCGATCACGCGATGTACCTCTCGCGGGAGATCCCGCTCTCCGAGATCCTTCGGCACCTGATGGGCCGCGGGAACTACGTCGACCGCCAGGACCCCGAGGGCCTGCGGACGTTCCCGATCACGATCCCGATCGCCACCCAGCTCCCCCACGCCGTCGGCGTCGGGATGGCGGCAGACTACAAGGGCGAGGAGGTCGCCGCGATGGCCAGCCTCGGCGACGGCGCGACCAGCGAGGGCGACTTCCACGAGGCGCTGAACTTCGCCGGCGTCTTCGAGGCGCCGGCCGTCTTCTTCTGTCAGAACAACGGCTACGCGATCTCGGTTCCACGCGAGCGCCAGACCGCGAGCGCGACGATCGCCCAGAAGGCCGACGCCTACGGTATCGAGGGCGTCCGCGTCGACGGCAACGACGTCCTCGCCGTGTACGACGTCGTCGAGAACGCCCTCGAGCGCGCCCGCCGGGGCGACGGGCCGACGCTGATCGAGGCCGTCACCTACCGGCAGGGACCGCACACCACGACCGACGATCCGAACGTCTACCGCGACGAGTCCGAGTGCGAGGAGTGGGGCTGTCCGCTCGAGCGAACCCGCGAATACCTCGAGACGACCGTCGGCTGGACCGAGGCGGACGACGAGGCGGTGTACGAGGACGCCCGCGAGACCGTCCAGCAGGCCGTCGAAATCGCCGAGGCGGAGACCGATCCCGACCCCGAGACGATGTTCGATCACGTCTACGCCGGCGACCACCCGCGCTACGCCCGCCAGCGCCGGCGGCTGCCCGACGAGCCGCGAGTCGAGCGCTGA
- a CDS encoding polyprenyl synthetase family protein, with amino-acid sequence MRETLAEWRPVIDETIADLLPREVDAEYLESFFGEATYSYDPEGVQCALSDPVWDLLDRGGKRWRAVLFLVFLEAFGEDPEPYLPYACIPEILHNGTIIVDDVEDGAAIRRGEPALHHVYGEDVALNAGNAMYFLPLKILTNDPADLPAERRLAAYEMLMYELNRTHLGQGMDIYWHNEREVRIGREEYLEMCACKTGCLGRIVAQLAAIVADQPPEVTAAVADYAELTSIAFQVGDDILDVENSLGRAGEFGKEFGNDIREGKKTLLVIHAIEESDPADAERLQEILGAETNTDEEIVEALSIIEGAGSIEYARERALELAAEARENVRGLDLEPAATDQLLEFTEFVVARDV; translated from the coding sequence ATGCGGGAGACGCTTGCCGAGTGGCGGCCGGTGATCGACGAGACGATCGCTGACCTCCTCCCACGAGAAGTCGATGCCGAGTACCTCGAGTCGTTCTTCGGCGAGGCGACCTACAGCTACGACCCCGAGGGCGTCCAGTGTGCGCTGTCCGACCCGGTCTGGGACCTCCTCGACCGTGGTGGCAAACGGTGGCGGGCCGTCCTCTTTCTGGTCTTCCTCGAGGCCTTCGGCGAGGATCCCGAACCCTACCTCCCCTACGCCTGCATCCCCGAGATACTGCACAACGGGACGATCATCGTCGACGACGTCGAGGACGGGGCGGCGATTCGGCGCGGCGAACCCGCGCTCCACCACGTCTACGGCGAGGACGTCGCGCTCAACGCGGGCAACGCGATGTACTTCCTGCCGCTGAAGATCCTGACGAACGACCCCGCCGACCTGCCCGCAGAGCGCAGACTCGCGGCCTACGAGATGCTGATGTACGAACTCAACCGCACCCACCTCGGCCAGGGGATGGACATCTACTGGCACAACGAGCGCGAGGTCCGCATCGGCCGCGAGGAGTACCTCGAGATGTGCGCCTGCAAGACCGGCTGTCTCGGCCGGATCGTCGCCCAGCTCGCGGCGATCGTCGCCGACCAGCCCCCCGAGGTGACGGCCGCGGTCGCCGACTACGCCGAACTCACCTCGATCGCGTTCCAGGTCGGCGACGACATCTTAGACGTCGAGAACTCGCTCGGCCGGGCCGGCGAGTTCGGCAAGGAGTTCGGCAACGACATCCGCGAGGGAAAGAAGACGCTGCTGGTCATCCACGCCATCGAGGAGAGCGACCCCGCCGACGCCGAGCGCCTCCAGGAGATCCTCGGGGCCGAGACGAACACCGACGAGGAGATCGTAGAGGCGCTGTCGATCATCGAGGGCGCCGGAAGCATCGAGTACGCCCGCGAGCGCGCGCTCGAGCTGGCGGCCGAGGCGAGAGAGAACGTCCGCGGCCTCGACCTCGAGCCGGCGGCGACGGACCAGCTCCTCGAGTTCACGGAGTTCGTCGTCGCCCGCGACGTCTGA
- a CDS encoding DUF7541 family protein produces MGDHATRADSPPRTSPWPILIAVGLVGAEVGIILDLFPVAVGGLVLLARSLVGILSESGYLSRPRVLAAGLGVAFVAVGLALYGLGTGLLAGGTGAETLVGLESRGLAIAVAGALTLAGAAVLPRVRRA; encoded by the coding sequence ATGGGCGATCACGCGACCCGCGCCGACTCGCCGCCGCGGACGAGTCCGTGGCCGATTCTCATCGCAGTGGGGCTCGTCGGCGCCGAGGTCGGCATCATCCTCGATCTGTTTCCCGTCGCCGTCGGCGGACTGGTACTCCTCGCGCGGAGCCTCGTCGGCATCCTCTCCGAATCGGGTTACCTCTCGCGTCCGCGAGTACTGGCTGCTGGCCTCGGGGTCGCGTTCGTCGCGGTCGGGCTGGCGCTGTACGGGCTGGGAACGGGACTGCTCGCGGGTGGGACCGGCGCCGAAACGCTGGTCGGACTCGAGAGCCGCGGGCTCGCGATCGCCGTCGCCGGCGCGCTCACGCTGGCCGGAGCGGCCG